The proteins below come from a single Pradoshia eiseniae genomic window:
- a CDS encoding CoA-acylating methylmalonate-semialdehyde dehydrogenase, protein MSMIKQETKVLKNYINGEWVEPIATNSIDVPNPATGEVIAKVPISNTEDVEKAVAAAKEAFKEWRHVPVPKRARILYKYHYLLTEHHEELAKLVVAENGKAYKEAYGEVQRGIECVEFAAGAPTLMMGETLSNIAEEIDSEMFRYPHGVVGGIAPFNFPMMVPLWMFPLAIACGNTFILKPSERTPMLANRLAELFTEAGAPRGVLNVVHGAHDVVNGLLDHEDVKAISFVGSQPVAKYVYSRAAANGKRVQALSGAKNHHIVMPDADLKKAAGNIISSAFGSAGQRCMACSAVVVVGDGDEFVKELKKQADNLIVGNGMDDEVLLTPVIRESQKEKLLNYIESGLEEGAKLICDGRKGTDDLKEGYFMGPTIFDHVKPEMTVAKEEMFGPILSLLRAETLDEGLEFIRKSRYGNGATIYTKDAKAVRQFREEADAGMLGINVGVPATMAFFPFSGWKDSFYGDLHVNGKDGVNFYTRKKMITSRFDY, encoded by the coding sequence ATGTCAATGATTAAACAAGAAACGAAAGTTTTGAAGAATTATATAAATGGAGAATGGGTGGAGCCAATCGCGACGAATTCCATCGACGTGCCGAACCCTGCGACAGGCGAGGTGATTGCAAAGGTACCAATCTCAAATACTGAAGATGTCGAAAAAGCGGTGGCTGCTGCGAAGGAAGCCTTCAAGGAATGGAGGCATGTACCGGTTCCCAAACGGGCGCGAATTCTCTATAAATACCATTATTTATTGACGGAGCATCATGAAGAGCTGGCTAAACTTGTCGTAGCCGAAAATGGCAAAGCGTACAAGGAAGCATATGGGGAGGTACAAAGGGGAATTGAATGCGTAGAATTTGCCGCAGGCGCGCCTACCTTAATGATGGGGGAAACCTTGTCCAACATTGCTGAGGAAATTGATTCGGAGATGTTCCGCTATCCGCATGGGGTGGTCGGCGGGATTGCGCCATTTAATTTTCCGATGATGGTTCCGCTTTGGATGTTCCCGCTTGCCATCGCTTGCGGTAACACCTTTATCTTGAAGCCATCTGAACGGACGCCGATGCTCGCAAATCGGCTGGCTGAACTGTTCACGGAGGCAGGTGCCCCGCGTGGTGTCTTAAATGTTGTGCATGGAGCGCATGATGTCGTAAATGGCCTTCTGGACCATGAAGATGTGAAGGCCATTTCCTTCGTCGGCTCCCAGCCTGTTGCGAAATATGTGTACAGCCGTGCCGCTGCAAATGGAAAGCGTGTACAAGCTCTATCAGGTGCAAAAAATCATCATATTGTCATGCCGGATGCTGACTTAAAGAAAGCTGCCGGAAATATTATCAGTTCAGCGTTCGGAAGTGCTGGTCAGCGCTGTATGGCTTGCAGTGCTGTCGTGGTTGTCGGTGATGGGGATGAGTTCGTCAAGGAGCTGAAAAAGCAGGCAGACAATCTGATTGTCGGCAACGGTATGGATGATGAGGTTTTATTAACGCCGGTGATCAGGGAGTCACAGAAGGAAAAGTTGCTCAACTATATTGAAAGCGGTTTGGAAGAAGGAGCTAAGCTCATCTGTGATGGTAGAAAAGGGACCGATGACTTGAAGGAAGGATATTTCATGGGTCCAACTATCTTTGATCATGTGAAGCCAGAGATGACCGTCGCCAAGGAGGAAATGTTTGGGCCGATTTTGAGCCTGCTTCGAGCAGAGACGCTTGATGAAGGATTGGAATTCATCCGCAAATCACGCTATGGAAATGGGGCAACGATTTATACAAAGGATGCCAAGGCGGTTAGGCAATTCCGTGAGGAGGCAGATGCAGGCATGCTTGGCATTAATGTCGGGGTGCCGGCGACAATGGCCTTCTTCCCATTCTCCGGCTGGAAGGATTCCTTCTATGGTGACCTCCATGTGAACGGCAAGGACGGGGTCAACTTTTACACGCGCAAGAAAATGATCACGTCACGATTTGATTATTAA
- a CDS encoding NAD(P)-dependent oxidoreductase, whose translation MSKPEKDILDNFKEVYQGLSHQEAAEESARCLYCYDAPCIQACPTSINVPSFIKKISSNNLRGAAKTIMTANPMGASCARVCPTEELCEGACVLNHSTKPIMIGNLQRYATDWAMQNEQLLFTAGEPNGKSVAIIGGGPAGLSAARELSLLGYRVVVFEAEEKAGGLNTYGIVSFRLPQAVSFWEVDQVKGLGVEIRTNTRVGVDVKAEEILDTYDYTLLAAGMSSVPNLGITGEELEGVHDAIEFVKETKQSLDHLNLRGKKAVVIGAGNTAIDAATCSVRLGADNVKILYRRTKEEMTAYEFEYEFAKQDGVEFRWLTAPVRILANEEGKVSGVECIRMELGQPGEDGRQRPIPVQGSNFVIETDLVIKAIGQSRHINLIEQFDVKHEDGVAIIDPLTYRTSNEKVSACGDCIFGKGQGEAMVVSAAQQGKEAAYAIHKLLSPARSVTA comes from the coding sequence ATGAGTAAACCTGAGAAGGATATTCTCGATAATTTCAAAGAAGTTTATCAGGGGCTGTCGCATCAGGAAGCGGCTGAGGAATCAGCCCGATGCTTGTATTGCTATGATGCCCCTTGCATTCAAGCTTGCCCGACAAGTATTAACGTTCCTTCCTTCATCAAGAAAATCTCATCTAATAACTTAAGAGGTGCAGCGAAGACGATCATGACGGCCAATCCAATGGGGGCGAGCTGTGCCCGAGTATGCCCGACAGAAGAGCTTTGTGAGGGAGCATGTGTGCTGAATCACTCAACCAAACCAATCATGATTGGGAATCTCCAGCGCTATGCGACTGATTGGGCCATGCAGAATGAGCAGCTGCTCTTTACGGCTGGGGAGCCGAACGGCAAATCAGTTGCCATCATTGGAGGCGGACCAGCTGGTTTGTCAGCAGCTCGCGAGCTGTCCTTGCTCGGCTATCGGGTTGTTGTGTTTGAGGCAGAGGAGAAGGCAGGCGGCTTAAATACATATGGAATCGTGTCATTCAGGCTTCCGCAAGCGGTGTCGTTTTGGGAAGTGGATCAGGTTAAGGGTCTTGGTGTGGAGATCCGCACAAACACAAGAGTAGGTGTGGATGTGAAAGCGGAAGAAATCCTTGATACTTACGATTACACCCTGCTTGCTGCCGGAATGTCTAGCGTTCCGAATCTGGGTATTACAGGAGAGGAGCTTGAAGGGGTCCATGATGCGATTGAGTTCGTGAAGGAGACGAAGCAATCTCTCGACCATTTAAATTTAAGAGGGAAGAAGGCAGTCGTCATCGGCGCGGGAAATACCGCTATTGATGCGGCGACGTGTTCAGTCCGGCTTGGGGCAGATAATGTGAAGATTCTCTACAGACGAACGAAGGAAGAAATGACGGCGTATGAGTTTGAATATGAATTTGCCAAGCAGGATGGAGTTGAATTCAGATGGCTGACCGCACCTGTCCGTATCCTCGCAAATGAGGAGGGAAAGGTGAGCGGTGTGGAATGTATTCGCATGGAGCTTGGTCAGCCGGGGGAAGACGGCCGCCAGCGGCCAATACCTGTACAGGGGTCAAATTTCGTCATCGAGACGGACCTCGTGATCAAAGCAATAGGACAGTCAAGACATATTAACCTAATTGAGCAATTTGATGTGAAGCATGAGGATGGTGTAGCCATTATCGACCCGCTAACCTACAGGACATCTAATGAAAAGGTTTCAGCCTGCGGGGATTGCATATTCGGCAAAGGGCAAGGAGAAGCGATGGTCGTATCCGCCGCCCAGCAAGGGAAAGAGGCAGCTTATGCCATTCATAAGCTCTTATCACCGGCAAGAAGTGTTACTGCATAG
- the hydA gene encoding dihydropyrimidinase, with protein sequence MKKIIKNGTIVTATDTYKADIEINDGVITQIGSGFYSQEAEVIDAEGCYVFPGGIDPHTHLDMPFGGTVTKDDYETGTRAAAFGGTTTIIDFCLTSKGVPLKDAVQTWHNKAKDKAVIDYGFHLQIVEMTESVLKELPVISKEEGITSFKVFMAYKNQFQADDETLFKTLITAKELGALVMVHAENGDVIDYLVKKALEEGNTEPIFHALTRPPEAEGEATGRAATLTGLADSQLYVVHVSCEDAAKRIAEARSKGIDIWGETCPQYLVLDQSYLEKPNFEGAKYVWSPPLREKWNQESLWNALKSGQLQTIGSDQCSFDFNGQKDLGKDDFSKIPNGGPLIEDRVSILYSEGVDKGRISLNQFVDLVSTKAAKLFGLYPKKGTIAVGADADIVLFDPNVERVLSAKTHHMAVDYNPFEGMKVKGEPVTVLSRGDYVIKDKEFVAEPGRGQYIKRANYNEALIKKEDAVPSK encoded by the coding sequence ATGAAAAAAATCATCAAAAATGGAACAATCGTAACGGCTACGGATACCTACAAGGCAGATATCGAAATCAATGACGGAGTAATCACCCAGATTGGAAGCGGGTTTTACAGCCAAGAGGCAGAAGTCATAGATGCAGAAGGATGCTATGTCTTCCCGGGCGGTATTGATCCACATACCCATTTGGACATGCCGTTTGGAGGCACCGTGACAAAAGATGATTATGAAACAGGAACCAGGGCTGCGGCTTTCGGGGGAACAACGACGATTATTGATTTCTGCCTGACGAGCAAAGGAGTTCCCTTGAAGGATGCCGTACAGACCTGGCATAACAAGGCGAAGGACAAGGCGGTCATCGATTACGGCTTTCATCTGCAAATCGTTGAAATGACAGAAAGCGTGCTGAAGGAGCTGCCGGTCATATCGAAGGAGGAAGGAATTACTTCTTTTAAAGTCTTCATGGCCTATAAAAACCAATTCCAGGCAGATGATGAGACATTGTTCAAGACGCTAATTACAGCGAAGGAGCTGGGGGCTCTTGTTATGGTCCATGCAGAAAATGGCGATGTTATTGATTATTTGGTGAAAAAGGCGCTAGAGGAAGGGAATACGGAGCCAATCTTCCATGCCCTGACAAGGCCGCCTGAAGCAGAAGGTGAGGCGACAGGGAGAGCGGCAACATTGACGGGCTTGGCCGATTCACAGCTGTATGTGGTCCATGTTTCCTGTGAAGACGCAGCGAAGAGGATTGCTGAGGCTCGCTCGAAGGGAATCGATATTTGGGGCGAGACATGCCCGCAATACTTGGTTCTCGATCAATCATATTTAGAAAAGCCGAACTTTGAAGGGGCAAAATATGTCTGGTCACCGCCGCTTCGAGAGAAATGGAACCAGGAAAGCCTCTGGAATGCGCTCAAGTCCGGTCAGCTGCAAACGATTGGCTCTGATCAATGCTCCTTTGACTTTAACGGACAAAAGGACCTTGGCAAGGATGATTTCTCGAAAATCCCGAATGGAGGGCCGCTTATCGAGGATCGCGTGAGCATTCTCTACTCGGAGGGAGTCGATAAAGGAAGAATCAGCCTTAATCAATTCGTCGACCTCGTCTCCACAAAGGCAGCGAAGCTATTTGGACTCTATCCGAAGAAAGGCACCATCGCTGTTGGAGCAGATGCCGATATTGTCTTGTTTGACCCAAATGTAGAAAGGGTGCTTTCCGCGAAAACCCACCATATGGCGGTTGACTACAATCCATTTGAAGGAATGAAGGTAAAAGGGGAGCCGGTCACCGTGCTGTCACGCGGGGATTACGTCATCAAGGATAAGGAATTTGTCGCAGAGCCCGGCAGAGGCCAGTACATCAAGCGGGCGAACTATAACGAAGCGCTTATTAAGAAGGAGGACGCTGTTCCCTCAAAATAA
- a CDS encoding Zn-dependent hydrolase: MEGQKLLINGKRLRETLEKFAEFGKTENNGVSRLSLTEEDRMAREYLRESCEELGLSVTYDDLGNMYATLEGTEGGPPILIGSHLDSVKRGGRFDGVLGVAAGLEVVRTIVENDLKPRFPIIIVNFTNEEGARFEPSMMASGILSGKFDKEVMFQKKDVNGITFGEALKKIGYDGEESERLKEGKAFLELHIEQGPILELESISIGIVGCVVGMVCYEWTIKGEADHAGTTPMTMRKDALFTANDIITAIREQLGELDAELVYTMGRMNVHPNIHTVIPDSVIFSLEARHKDPAVMAKVEEVIKQVHESFSGHDCKVEINKLWGRDTVMFDDKLCDTLEKAAQTLGVSSKQMVSGAGHDAQFIASYIPTAMVFVPSENGKSHTEVEQTSWEECENGVNVLLEAVMELQAN, from the coding sequence TTGGAAGGACAAAAGCTATTAATCAATGGAAAGAGACTAAGAGAGACATTGGAGAAGTTCGCGGAATTCGGAAAGACGGAAAATAACGGGGTTAGCCGCCTATCCCTAACCGAGGAAGATCGGATGGCCCGTGAGTACTTGCGGGAAAGCTGTGAAGAGCTTGGACTTTCGGTGACCTATGATGATCTTGGAAATATGTACGCCACATTAGAGGGAACAGAAGGCGGCCCGCCTATTCTGATTGGATCCCATCTCGACTCCGTGAAGAGGGGCGGACGATTTGACGGGGTGCTCGGTGTAGCGGCAGGGCTTGAGGTCGTCAGGACAATTGTAGAAAACGACCTGAAACCTCGCTTCCCTATTATAATAGTCAATTTCACAAATGAGGAAGGGGCTCGTTTTGAGCCTTCCATGATGGCTTCTGGCATCTTATCCGGAAAGTTTGATAAGGAGGTCATGTTTCAAAAGAAGGATGTGAATGGCATAACCTTTGGGGAAGCACTGAAGAAGATTGGCTATGATGGTGAAGAAAGTGAGCGCCTGAAAGAAGGGAAGGCATTTTTGGAGCTTCATATTGAGCAAGGGCCGATCCTAGAGCTGGAATCTATATCGATTGGAATCGTCGGCTGCGTGGTTGGCATGGTTTGTTACGAATGGACCATTAAGGGAGAGGCTGACCATGCTGGTACCACACCAATGACAATGCGAAAGGATGCCTTATTTACCGCCAATGACATCATTACTGCCATCAGGGAGCAATTAGGAGAGCTTGATGCTGAACTTGTGTATACGATGGGAAGAATGAATGTCCATCCGAATATTCATACAGTCATCCCCGATTCTGTCATTTTTTCGCTCGAGGCGAGGCATAAGGACCCTGCTGTGATGGCAAAGGTCGAAGAAGTTATTAAACAGGTACATGAAAGCTTTAGCGGGCATGACTGTAAGGTGGAGATTAATAAACTGTGGGGGCGGGATACGGTGATGTTTGATGACAAGCTATGCGATACGCTTGAAAAAGCTGCGCAAACGCTTGGAGTCTCCTCTAAACAAATGGTAAGCGGAGCGGGTCATGACGCCCAGTTCATAGCATCCTACATCCCGACTGCGATGGTTTTCGTGCCTAGTGAAAATGGGAAGAGCCACACGGAAGTAGAACAGACTTCCTGGGAAGAATGCGAGAATGGTGTGAACGTTTTGCTTGAAGCGGTTATGGAGCTGCAAGCAAACTGA
- the preA gene encoding NAD-dependent dihydropyrimidine dehydrogenase subunit PreA encodes MADLKINLAGIQSPNPFWLASAPPTNSGYQVQRAFEAGWGGAVWKTLGDPILNVSSRFAAVSFNGQRVAGFNNIELITDRPLDVNLKEIYETKKRFPDHAIIASLMVEPKQEKWHEIVKRVEAVGVDGLELNFGCPHGMAERGMGAASGQVPELVERQTYWVKEAATTPVIVKLTPNITDITATAEAAVHGGADAISLINTINSLAGVDIDTWNTVPHVGGKGAHGGYCGPAVKPIALHMVGECARNPHINVPISGIGGISNWQNTVEFMLMGATGVQICTAAMHHGFSIVEDMIEGLSNYLDDRGISSVMELVGKSVEKYSDWGELDLNYKVVARINQDTCIHCNKCHIACEDTSHQCIDLLKDEKGASYVKVREEDCVGCNLCSIVCPVDDAIDMIELPSGLPPMTWNERQAAVNLSAIQPDVIGK; translated from the coding sequence ATGGCAGATTTGAAGATTAATTTGGCAGGCATACAATCACCTAATCCGTTCTGGCTGGCATCTGCGCCGCCGACTAATTCCGGCTACCAGGTTCAAAGAGCATTTGAAGCAGGCTGGGGAGGCGCAGTCTGGAAGACACTTGGAGACCCAATCCTTAATGTTTCCTCGCGCTTTGCCGCTGTCAGTTTCAATGGGCAGCGTGTTGCGGGGTTTAACAATATTGAATTGATTACAGACCGTCCGCTTGATGTGAACTTGAAGGAAATTTATGAAACGAAGAAACGCTTCCCGGACCATGCCATCATCGCCTCGCTCATGGTAGAGCCGAAGCAGGAGAAATGGCATGAAATCGTAAAGCGTGTAGAAGCTGTTGGGGTTGATGGACTGGAATTGAATTTTGGCTGTCCTCATGGCATGGCTGAAAGAGGGATGGGCGCAGCCTCCGGACAGGTCCCTGAACTGGTCGAACGCCAGACCTATTGGGTCAAGGAAGCAGCAACGACGCCAGTCATTGTGAAGTTAACTCCGAATATCACTGATATTACCGCCACTGCTGAGGCAGCTGTGCATGGCGGGGCAGATGCCATCAGCCTCATCAATACGATCAACAGCCTTGCTGGCGTAGATATTGATACATGGAATACAGTTCCGCATGTCGGCGGCAAAGGTGCGCATGGCGGATATTGCGGTCCGGCAGTAAAGCCAATAGCGCTCCATATGGTTGGCGAATGTGCACGGAACCCGCATATTAATGTGCCAATCTCCGGTATAGGCGGCATCTCCAATTGGCAAAACACGGTTGAATTTATGTTGATGGGTGCAACTGGGGTGCAAATATGCACAGCGGCCATGCACCATGGGTTCAGCATTGTCGAGGACATGATTGAAGGGCTCTCCAATTACCTGGATGACAGGGGAATCAGCTCGGTCATGGAGCTTGTCGGAAAGTCTGTTGAGAAGTATTCAGATTGGGGAGAACTCGATCTTAATTACAAAGTCGTCGCCCGCATCAATCAGGATACATGCATCCATTGCAATAAATGTCATATTGCCTGTGAGGATACATCCCATCAATGCATCGATTTGTTGAAGGACGAGAAGGGTGCGAGCTATGTCAAGGTAAGGGAAGAGGATTGCGTGGGCTGTAATCTCTGCTCCATCGTCTGTCCGGTGGATGATGCCATCGATATGATCGAATTGCCGTCCGGGCTTCCGCCGATGACATGGAATGAACGTCAGGCAGCAGTGAATCTTAGTGCCATACAGCCAGATGTAATTGGAAAGTAA
- the pulA gene encoding type I pullulanase has protein sequence MVSNKKRMTALLAIICLLFTVFPQMSIKAETGKTEVTIHYKEAAGNQKDWNLWVWADNLDGHVQPFTGEDEFGKVAHFTLDGTYERVGFIVRNDAWDKDGGDRWIEQIHDGKTEVWVMSGDDEVYYSEPSNEPAIKKASMDHFDEITVTTNVPMETKNAAIELSGADIKEVVPADGESSVTNKFKIKTKGKLDVRGTYKVKIQGYGEQAVEIGGIVRTKEFDRLYYYDGDDLGNTYSRYSTKFRLWAPTAKEAKLVVYERWDDQTGKEIPMKQGERGTWTAKLRGNQDGLLYTYKVKIGDKWNEAVDPYVRAASVNGLKGAVINLSKTDPKGWAKHKKPKLKNPEDSIIYELHVRDLSIQPESDIEQKGKFLGVTETGTKGPNGLPTGLDHIKSLGVTHVQFLPIYDYKTVDETKLDQPQYNWGYDPQNFNVPEGSYSTNPYDPAVRIKELKQMVQTLHGEGLRVVMDVVYNHMFDAVESNFHKLVPGYYYRYNEDGTFANGTGVGNDTASERKMMRKFIIDSSAYWAREYKLDGFRFDLMGIHDVDTMNLVRKELKRIDPTFIVHGEGWDLNTPLAADRKANQKNAEKMPGIAHFNDDIRDGLKGSVFIDQDKGFINGKANMEDRIKKGITAGLDYDKSQATYRDPEQVLTYVEAHDNHTLWDKLELTNPNASYEEKKQRHKLASSIILTSQGIPFLHAGQEFMRTKYGDHNSYKSPDSINQMDWKRNAEFAHEVDYMRGLIELRKQNAAFRMTTASDIKENIRFMDAPANMIAYTIDQRGKRKQEAQFFIAHNANNSAIEFTLPDKATWKVLVDGEHASAKPLYTIKGNQLVVPALSTVVLQRETSMKKRR, from the coding sequence ATGGTATCGAACAAAAAAAGAATGACGGCTCTGCTGGCAATCATCTGTCTTTTATTTACGGTTTTTCCGCAGATGAGTATAAAGGCGGAAACGGGGAAAACAGAAGTGACCATCCACTATAAGGAAGCTGCCGGCAATCAGAAAGATTGGAATTTATGGGTATGGGCAGACAATCTGGATGGACATGTTCAGCCATTTACGGGTGAAGATGAATTTGGCAAGGTAGCACATTTCACTTTAGATGGCACGTATGAACGAGTCGGCTTTATTGTCCGGAATGATGCTTGGGACAAGGACGGCGGGGACCGCTGGATTGAACAGATTCATGATGGAAAAACGGAGGTGTGGGTAATGTCAGGAGATGATGAGGTATATTATTCAGAACCGAGCAATGAGCCTGCCATAAAGAAGGCCTCTATGGATCATTTTGATGAGATTACAGTGACCACTAATGTTCCAATGGAAACCAAAAATGCTGCCATTGAGCTAAGCGGGGCTGATATTAAAGAGGTGGTTCCGGCAGACGGGGAAAGCTCCGTGACGAATAAATTTAAAATCAAGACGAAAGGAAAATTGGATGTACGCGGCACCTATAAAGTAAAGATTCAAGGATATGGGGAGCAGGCCGTTGAGATAGGAGGCATCGTACGCACAAAAGAGTTTGACCGCCTTTATTATTATGATGGCGATGATTTAGGAAACACCTACTCCCGTTACTCGACAAAATTCCGGCTTTGGGCGCCAACAGCCAAAGAGGCAAAGCTTGTCGTATATGAGCGATGGGATGATCAAACAGGCAAAGAAATACCGATGAAACAAGGAGAGCGGGGCACATGGACAGCTAAGCTTCGCGGAAACCAAGATGGTCTTCTTTACACGTACAAAGTCAAAATCGGCGATAAGTGGAATGAGGCAGTCGACCCATATGTTCGCGCGGCCTCTGTCAATGGTTTAAAGGGCGCTGTCATCAATCTCTCTAAAACCGATCCAAAGGGATGGGCTAAACATAAAAAGCCGAAGCTGAAAAATCCGGAAGACTCCATTATCTATGAGCTGCATGTCCGGGACCTTTCTATTCAGCCAGAGAGCGATATTGAACAAAAAGGAAAGTTCCTAGGTGTGACAGAGACGGGAACAAAGGGACCCAATGGGCTGCCGACAGGGCTTGACCATATTAAGTCCCTCGGAGTTACGCATGTTCAATTCCTGCCAATCTATGATTATAAGACAGTAGATGAAACGAAGCTTGACCAACCCCAATACAATTGGGGCTATGACCCGCAAAACTTTAATGTGCCGGAAGGCTCTTATTCTACCAATCCATATGATCCTGCGGTAAGGATCAAGGAATTGAAACAGATGGTCCAAACCCTTCATGGGGAAGGTCTGCGAGTTGTGATGGATGTTGTTTATAACCATATGTTTGATGCAGTTGAATCAAACTTCCATAAATTAGTTCCGGGCTATTACTATCGCTACAATGAGGATGGGACGTTCGCCAATGGGACGGGTGTCGGGAATGATACCGCATCAGAGCGCAAAATGATGAGGAAATTTATCATCGACTCTTCAGCCTACTGGGCAAGGGAATATAAGCTCGACGGCTTCCGTTTCGATTTAATGGGCATTCATGATGTCGATACGATGAATCTCGTCCGCAAGGAATTGAAGCGGATTGACCCGACCTTTATCGTCCATGGCGAAGGATGGGACTTGAACACACCGCTAGCGGCTGACCGAAAAGCAAACCAGAAAAATGCGGAAAAGATGCCGGGCATTGCCCACTTCAATGATGATATACGTGACGGCCTCAAGGGAAGTGTTTTCATTGACCAGGACAAGGGCTTCATCAATGGAAAGGCAAACATGGAAGACCGTATCAAAAAAGGTATCACAGCGGGGCTTGATTACGACAAGAGCCAGGCTACCTACCGTGATCCTGAACAGGTGCTTACCTATGTCGAGGCCCATGATAATCATACCCTTTGGGATAAGCTTGAATTGACGAACCCAAATGCGAGCTATGAGGAGAAGAAGCAGAGACACAAGCTTGCTTCCTCAATCATCCTGACCTCACAGGGAATCCCATTCCTTCATGCAGGACAGGAATTTATGCGGACGAAATACGGTGACCATAACAGCTATAAATCACCTGATTCTATCAACCAAATGGATTGGAAGCGAAATGCGGAGTTCGCGCATGAAGTGGACTATATGAGAGGACTAATTGAGCTTCGCAAGCAAAATGCTGCCTTCCGTATGACAACGGCAAGCGATATTAAGGAAAACATCCGTTTCATGGATGCACCGGCCAATATGATCGCCTATACGATTGACCAGAGAGGGAAGAGGAAGCAAGAAGCCCAATTCTTCATTGCCCATAACGCTAACAATAGTGCAATTGAATTCACTCTTCCTGACAAGGCTACCTGGAAGGTTCTTGTTGACGGGGAACATGCTTCAGCGAAGCCTCTCTACACAATTAAAGGAAATCAATTGGTTGTACCAGCCCTTAGTACGGTCGTCCTTCAAAGAGAGACCAGCATGAAGAAGCGAAGATAG
- a CDS encoding NCS1 family transporter has protein sequence MEKKPNYLKSPDLLPISYENRKIGPFGFAVIWVGMAIVLAAFAIGGGGIIQLPLGTVILATVIGSVAIGILMTIIGDIGVEHGLSFPVYMRAPFGTIGTHIPSIVRGVTASCWFGINTYFGSTAINAVLNLLFGFDNWILCFLLFTAFQLINTAMGIKSIERFADLAAPIIILISCWMYITLADKAGAEGKDIWSWVESPAAGGSAFTAFMIVVMANMGFWATLAADMPSLSRFFKAPRHERNWFKRNKTQLLGSIVVMPIFNTLMIVIGAVSYMAVGTSDPIVALQESASGIVLGILLLMIVLAQWSTNTSANVIPAATIFSNVGGPKVPFWVGVIIAGIIGIVAQPWSLFDVLNSALLIIGGILTAIVGILFADYYLLRKRRVHVTDLYELEGQFKYWKGINLAGFIAWIVGGAIANILSAYSSLVGFACGAFLYYVLAKYWWFKMYPQAEIEDPSDEKYLGITAGRDWEISEGELVPTPEAKAISE, from the coding sequence ATGGAAAAGAAGCCAAATTATTTGAAGTCTCCAGATTTATTACCTATTAGTTATGAGAATCGAAAGATCGGGCCATTTGGCTTTGCGGTCATCTGGGTCGGGATGGCGATTGTGCTTGCCGCGTTTGCGATTGGCGGAGGAGGTATTATCCAGCTGCCGCTTGGAACAGTTATTCTGGCAACCGTTATCGGGTCTGTCGCCATTGGGATTTTAATGACAATCATTGGGGATATTGGCGTGGAACATGGACTGTCTTTTCCGGTTTATATGAGAGCACCCTTTGGAACTATCGGAACGCATATTCCATCCATTGTCCGAGGAGTTACGGCATCATGCTGGTTCGGCATCAACACCTATTTTGGGTCAACAGCCATTAATGCGGTGCTGAACCTCTTGTTCGGCTTTGATAACTGGATTCTATGCTTCCTGTTATTTACGGCATTTCAATTGATCAATACAGCAATGGGAATCAAGTCTATCGAACGCTTCGCAGACCTTGCTGCTCCGATTATCATCCTGATATCCTGCTGGATGTACATCACCCTCGCTGATAAGGCTGGGGCGGAGGGAAAAGACATCTGGTCATGGGTGGAAAGTCCGGCTGCAGGAGGATCTGCCTTCACGGCGTTCATGATTGTTGTCATGGCCAATATGGGCTTTTGGGCAACCCTTGCTGCAGATATGCCTTCATTGTCCAGATTCTTCAAGGCTCCCAGGCATGAGAGGAATTGGTTCAAGCGCAATAAGACACAGCTTCTAGGGAGCATTGTGGTTATGCCGATTTTTAATACGCTCATGATTGTTATCGGAGCGGTTTCTTACATGGCTGTCGGAACGTCTGACCCGATTGTGGCCTTGCAGGAATCGGCCAGTGGAATTGTCTTGGGCATTCTACTGCTGATGATTGTTCTCGCGCAATGGTCGACCAACACATCTGCTAACGTCATTCCGGCTGCCACGATATTCTCCAATGTCGGCGGACCGAAAGTCCCGTTTTGGGTCGGGGTAATAATTGCCGGCATCATTGGAATTGTGGCCCAGCCCTGGAGCTTGTTTGATGTCCTGAATTCTGCCCTTCTCATCATTGGAGGCATCCTGACGGCGATTGTCGGTATTTTATTTGCTGATTATTATTTACTCCGCAAAAGGCGTGTCCATGTAACAGATCTCTATGAATTAGAAGGCCAATTTAAATATTGGAAAGGGATTAATTTAGCAGGGTTCATTGCTTGGATTGTCGGCGGGGCAATCGCGAATATACTTTCAGCTTATTCTTCCCTTGTCGGATTCGCATGCGGAGCGTTCCTCTATTATGTGCTCGCGAAATATTGGTGGTTTAAAATGTATCCGCAAGCAGAAATTGAAGACCCGAGTGATGAGAAATATCTTGGAATTACAGCTGGAAGGGATTGGGAAATCAGTGAGGGAGAGCTCGTACCAACCCCTGAGGCGAAAGCAATATCTGAGTAA